In the genome of Hydrogenispora ethanolica, the window TACGCTCTTCACCTTTTCAAACATCGCCCGGGACTGGGTCACCATTTGGACTCTTAAAGCGGCGACAGCTTTGCTTTGCGTCTCGATGGCGTTCTGGTCCAGCGGGTTGGCTGCCCACAACTTGCGCAACTCCAGCTGTTTCCGTTGCAAGTCGAAGCGAAGGTCCAGGGTGGCCTTTTCGAAGTCCTGGCGGATGGCCAACAGTTTCTCTTGCTGTTCGGGGCTGAGGTTCAACGCTTTGAAGACGGTGAAGCGGTATTCGCCGGCGGGCCGGTTGCCTTGCCCCGGTCCGGCGGCCAGCGCCGCGAAGGAGAGGGAACCGATCAGTAACGCCACGGTTAACAATACCAGCAGGGATTTTTTCATAGAAAACGCTCCTTTCAAAAATAGGGTTGATGGTATCGAGATTCTTTTACCACAGGATTACCAATTCGACGCATCACCTCCGGATAGTGTTCAGCTTTTTCCGAGATCCGATTGGAAATTTTTTGAGAAGTCCTTTCATGGGTTGCTCTTTCCTGGTTGCCCTGAATTTTCCTCCGGGGCTAAATCCAGGATACCCGATAGATATGAAAAAGGTATTGAAGAGTTGTGGAGTTTTTGTGGAGATTGGGTTCCGCCGGAGCGGGCGGGGTGAAATGATTTTTTTGCTCCGTTCATCGGGCTTGCTCATGTCAAAAGTTTGGCCCTAGAGAATCCCAATGAATGTTTATCCAAAAATTTTTCCTTGCAAAAAAATCTCATTAAAATATAATGGGCTTGAAAACGATCTTTGGAAGGGAATGGACGCGCCGGTGACTAGGGCCAGCCCTTTCCAAATCGCCTCTCGTATCAAGTCTGTAACGCAGGCTGACCTACACATCCATTTAAAACGAACGAAAGAAATGTGGTCAATGACGATGCAATCGACAACCCCATCCTCCATTCACGTTCTCCGGCAACAGATCGTCGCCGGACGCGGCAAGCTCCAGGACCTTTGGAACCTCTACGGGGCCACCAATGCCGCTGTTCTGGCGGCTAGCGCCGAGTTGGACCATTTGATCTGCCAGTATCATCAATTGATGAACCGGGATGGGATGGGGTTGCCGGACTATCCATCACTCACCGAGTGATTCGGCTTGAAACCCCAGCCCAAATGCATAATTATGAATTATTAATGGAATATCAGGGAGAATGATACGCCGTTTATGGCGACACCAAGGACGCAGGATCCGGGAATCGCGTCAGCCGAGGAAATAAGCTTTCAGCCACTGGAACTCCTGGCTCAATCGCTCCGCCAGACCGTGTCGGGCCAGGAATAAAACTTGTGAAACCACCGT includes:
- a CDS encoding aspartyl-phosphate phosphatase Spo0E family protein, which gives rise to MQSTTPSSIHVLRQQIVAGRGKLQDLWNLYGATNAAVLAASAELDHLICQYHQLMNRDGMGLPDYPSLTE
- a CDS encoding Spy/CpxP family protein refolding chaperone; amino-acid sequence: MKKSLLVLLTVALLIGSLSFAALAAGPGQGNRPAGEYRFTVFKALNLSPEQQEKLLAIRQDFEKATLDLRFDLQRKQLELRKLWAANPLDQNAIETQSKAVAALRVQMVTQSRAMFEKVKSVLTPAQLKQLETRFQDRPGKGRRGPGAGIGGPRRGGMQGFGFLDCPMR